In Gemmatimonadota bacterium, the sequence GTCGCTCGCGCTGATGATCCCCTCGAGCCGCCCATCGCGGGTGACCAGCACGCGCCGCACGCCCGACCGCTCCATGGTCTCGAGGACGCGGGACATCGTGTCCTCGGGGCGCACCAGGATCCCCGCTTGCAGCGGGGTCATGGTCTGCGACACGGTGCGCAGGGGCCACTCCTCGCGCGGCACATCCTTCACCTGGTGGAGGGTGATGAGGCCCACAGGGCGCCCGTCCTGCGCCACGGGGAACGCCTGGTAGCGGCGGCGCAGGAAGAAGTCATCCACCAGTTGCTGCAGTGTGAGTTCGGGCGGCACCGTCTCGGGATCGCGAGTCATGGCCTCGCGGGCACGGACCCGCTCGAGCACCCCCCGGACAAGGTGCTGCTCGTAGCTCAGGATGGCGGCATTGCGCAGGAACCAGCCAATGAAGATGAGCCAGAGGCCGCCCACGACATTCCGCTGCACCACCTGCCAGATCCCGAACCCCACCAGCAGATAGGCCAGCCACTTGCCGCCGGCGGAGGCCAGGCGCGTGGCGCGCGTCACATCACCGGTGACCTTCCACACCGCGGCCCGGAACAGCCGCCCGCCATCCAGCGGGAAGCCGGGGAGCAGATTGAAGACGGCGAGCATGAAGTTGAGGAATGCCAGGTACTGCGCGACGCCGGTAAGGGCGGGGCTCCAGTCCCAGTGGCCGCCGGCCCACCAAAGGGCGAGGAAGGCGGCGGCGATCAGCAGGCTCGAGACCGGCCCGACGACGGCGATGAGGAATTCGTCTCCCGGGCTCTCCGCCTCGAGTCGCGTCCGCGACATCCCGCCGAAGATGAAGAGCGTGATGCCCTCGACGGGGATCCCCTTCGAGCGTGCGACCAGCGAGTGCGACAGCTCGTGCGCGAGCAGGGAGGCAAAGAAGAGAAGAGTGCCGGCGGCCCCCATGCCGATGTAGAGCTCGCGCGACAGGCCCGGGAAGCTGGCCGGAAACACGCCCACCGTGAAGGTCCAGAGGATCAGGAAGAAGATGATGAACCACGAGAAATCGATCCGGATCTCGAATCCCAAGATCGATCCCAGTCGGAAGTCGCCCATGCCGTCCCCCTCGCCCGTTCGGTCTCCTGCCGCGCCGCGCCTCTAAGCGCAGTTTTTAACGCCCCCCACAGCCCGGCGCAAGCGCTGTTCCGCGGGGACAGCGCGCCAGCCGTCATCCTGAGCGGGCCCTTCGGCTTCGCTCAGGGTAAACTCCGCACGTCGAGGGGGATTCGGCTCAGGGGTGCTTCAGCTCGAGTCGAGATCTCGAGGTCAGGGGTGCTTCAGCTCGAGGCGCTCCCGCACACTGGCCTGGACCGGGATGCCGGTCATGCCCATGGCCGGCAGGTCGAGCGTGCCCTTCAGCTCGCCGGCGGCCACGCGCTCGACCAGTAGCGCGCGCGCCGGATCCCACAGCGTCCGGGCGGTGCTCGTGCCGCTGAGCTGCTGGCGCAGCTCGACGCCCTCGCTGCTGCCGCTGATGGTGAGGGTGTTCGACTCCCGGGAGGTGATGACGCGCAGCGTCTGGCCTGCCACCACGGTGTCGCCGCTCCAGGTCGAGGTGACCAGCGACTCGCGGCGCGATGTCAGCCCCTCGTTCGTCTCCTCGCCCCGGATGGTGTCGGTCCAGGCGACCCC encodes:
- a CDS encoding site-2 protease family protein, coding for MGDFRLGSILGFEIRIDFSWFIIFFLILWTFTVGVFPASFPGLSRELYIGMGAAGTLLFFASLLAHELSHSLVARSKGIPVEGITLFIFGGMSRTRLEAESPGDEFLIAVVGPVSSLLIAAAFLALWWAGGHWDWSPALTGVAQYLAFLNFMLAVFNLLPGFPLDGGRLFRAAVWKVTGDVTRATRLASAGGKWLAYLLVGFGIWQVVQRNVVGGLWLIFIGWFLRNAAILSYEQHLVRGVLERVRAREAMTRDPETVPPELTLQQLVDDFFLRRRYQAFPVAQDGRPVGLITLHQVKDVPREEWPLRTVSQTMTPLQAGILVRPEDTMSRVLETMERSGVRRVLVTRDGRLEGIISASDVAAWLKRVRELEEV